CGACGCTGAAGACGCCACGGCGGAAACCGAGGCGGAAGCGCTGGCCGAAGCGGACGGTTCGGCAGCTGCCGCCGCCGGCGAAGCGGCGAACGACAACAACAGCGAAGAGGGGCGCGCATCATGAATGCGGTCGCGTCGACGAGCGGCGCCGACCGCTACGTGGTGTTCGGCAACCCGGTGGCGCACAGCAAGTCGCCGTTCATCCACGCGCAGTTCGCCGCGCAGACGGGCGAGTCGATCGCCTACGCGCACCGGCTCGCGCCGGTCGACGGCTTCGAGGCGGCCGTGCGGGCGTTCGTCGCCGAAGGCGGTCGCGGCGCGAACGTGACGGTGCCGTTCAAGCTCGAAGCGCATGCGCTCGCCGACACGCTGTCGCCGCGCGCGGCGGCGGCGGGCGCGGTGAACACGCTGCGCATCGACGCCGACGGCCGCATCCACGGCGACAACACCGATGGCGTCGGCCTCGTGCGCGACATCGAAGCGAATCTCGGCGTGTCGCTCGCGGGCGCGCGCATCCTGCTGCTCGGCGCGGGCGGCGCCGCGCGTGGCGTCGTGCTGCCGCTGCTCGACCGCGCGCCGCTGTCGATCACGATCGTGAACCGCACCGCGAGCAAGGCCGAGGCGCTCGTCGGCCAGTTCATGCAGGCCGCGCACGATGCGGGCTGCACGCTCGCGGGCGGCGGCCCCGACGTGGTGTGCGCGGAGCCGTACGACCTGATCGTCAATGCGACGGCCGGCAGCCTCGACGCCGCGCTGCCGGTGTGCGACGCGGCCGCGTTCGGCGCGGGCACGCTGGCGTACGACATGATGTACGGCGCGCAGCCGACCGTATTCATGCAGCATGCGGCGTCGCTCGGCGCGCGCACGGCCGACGGGCTCGGGATGCTCGTCGAGCAGGCGGCCGAATCGTTCTTCATCTGGCGCGGCGTGCGGCCGGACGGCGCACCCGTGCTTGCCGCGCTGCGCCAGGCGCTCGCGGCGAGCTGAACGGAGCGCGGCACGTGGTGGCGGTAAGCGGCACGCAGCGCACGCGGACGGTCAGCCCGGCCCGCTGGATCGTCTATGCGGGAGCGGTGTTCGCGGGCGCGTGGCTCGCGACGCAACTGTTCTATCTCGTGCAGATCGCGCTGTGGTCGTTCGTGAACCCGGGTTCGACCGCGTTCATGCGCACCGACGCGTGGTGGCTGTCGCGCGACAAGCCGCCCGCACAGATCCAGCATCAGTGGGTGCCGTACGACCAGATCTCGCGCAACCTGAAGCGCGCGCTGATCGCGTCGGAAGACTCGACCTTCGCGACCAACAACGGCTACGACGTCGACGCGATCCTGCAGGCGTGGGAGAAGAACAAGGCGCGCGGCCGGATCGTCGCGGGCGGTTCGACGATCACGCAGCAGCTTGCGCGCAACCTGTTCCTGTCGCGCGAGAAGAGCTACATCCGCAAGGGGCAGGAGCTCATCATCACGTGGATGCTCGAAACGGTGCTCGACAAGGAGCGGATCTTCGAGATCTACCTGAATTCCGTCGAATGGGGGCGCGGCGTGTACGGCGCCGAGGCGGCCGCGCGCTATTACTACAAGATCCCCGCGAGCCGGCTCGGCGCGTGGCAGTCGGCGCGGCTCGCGGTGATGCTGCCGAAGCCGCGCTGGTTCGATGCGCACCGCGGCTCGGCCTACCAGGCGCAGCGCGCGGCGGTTATCGCCCGTCGGATGGGCGCTGCCGCGCTGCCGCAATCGGAGTGAACGGCGCGCCCGCGCCGTCGCATTGGCCGTTCCGCCGCCCATGCGCCATTTGTGCGTCGCAGCGCGTTCGTGCCGCGCGCATGTCGGGCCATATCCTTTAGACGAATTCGTCTATTTCGCTTTGCTGAGCAATGCCGGCGGCCGCGCGATTTTGTTTGCCGATATGGCACGAAATTCGCGCTTTTTTAGTATTCCCGGATAAACGCGAAAGCCGGTGAAAGGCACGTGAAATGCAATGTTTCGCGAATCGCAGCATTCCTGAAAGGTGTGCGCTGCACCGGCCGCCGGCCAAATATTTCAAAATTTTTCAAAGCCGACGGGCTCGCGTATATTGGCCAGCGCCTCGGCTTATCGGCCGCAATCGAGGCGGGGGGCGGCTTATCCGGCTGCTCGACACAAAAAACTTCCGAGAGAAGGAAAGCAACGATGCCAGCGAGCAAAGCGAAGCTGTTGTTGGGGGTTGTGTTCTCTTCGCTGATTCTGACGGCCTGCAACGACGACGTGACGTCGTCCGCTGCCGCAAGCGCCGACAACTCAGCCGATCCCGCCAGCCAGGTGGACAGGGCGTACAACGATCCCAACAGTTATTCGTCGAGCGCGACCGCGTCGCTCGACGCGTCCGCCGCGGTCGAAAAGGCCGCCGTCACGCATCACCAGATCACGCTGAACGGCAAGACGATCCGTTACACGGCCACGGCCGGCCACCTCGTCGCGCGCAATCCGCAGACAGGCGCGCCCGAAGCGTCGTTCTTCTACGTCGCCTACACGGCCGACAACCAGCCGGCGGCGAAGCGGCCCGTCACATTCCTGTACAACGGCGGCCCCGGCTCGGCATCGGTGTGGCTGCACCTCGGCTCGTTCGGCCCGAGGCGGATCCAGACGGGCGACCCGAACGCGAACACGTCGACGTTCCCGTTCGTCGACAACCAGGAAAGCCTGCTCGACACGACCGACCTCGTGTTCGTCGATGCGATCGGCACCGGCTTCTCCGAAGCGATTGCGCCGAACACGAACCAGTCGTTCTGGGGCGTTGACCAGGACGGCGGCGCGTTCCGCGATTTCGTGGTCCGCTACCTGGCCGTGAACCAGCGCAACGATTCGCCGAAATACCTGTTCGGCGAGTCGTACGGCACGCCGCGCACCGACGTGCTCGCGAACCTGCTCGAGACGGCCGGCGTGAAGCTCGCCGGCATCGTGCTGCAGTCGTCGATCCTGAACTACAACACGAACTGCGACATGGCGAGCGACTATGTCGGCAACTCGAACAACGGGTCGAGCCCGGTGAGCTGCGCGGGCTTCGTGCCGTCCTACGGGACCGTCGGCGCGTACTACCAGCTCGACAATCCGAACCCGTCGGACCTGCCGCAGTATGCGGACCAGATGCGCCTGCTGACGGCCGGCAGCTACGCGCCTGCCGTGAACGCGTACCTGGCGAGCCACACGCCGCCGCCGCCGAATCTCGTCACGACGATGGCGAGCTCGACCGGCGTGAAGCAGGCGCTGTGGAACGCGAACTTCAACGTGATCCCGACCTTCTTCGACAACAGCTTCCAGCTGTCGCTGATCCCGGGCACGCTGATCGGCCGCTACGACGCGCGCGTGAACGTGCCGGTATCGAGCCCGCTTGCGTCGGACGGCGACCCGTCGAGCACGTTCATCACGCAGCCGTTCACCGACACGATCGGCCGCTACCTGCCGAACGAGCTGAAGTACACCGCGCAGACGGCCTATTCGTTGAGCAGCAATGCGATCAACACGTGGGACTGGACGCACGACGGCCTCGCGATGCCCGACACGATCCCCGATCTCGCCGCGGCGCTGACGCTGAATCCGTCGCTGAAGGTGCTGTCGCTGAACGGGTATCACGACATCGCGACGCCGTTCTACCAGACCGAGCTCGACCTCGCGCGGCTCGGGACGCAGCCGAACCTGACGATCAAGGACTATCAGGGCGGACACATGGTCTATCTCGACGATACGTCGCGTCCGCAGGAGAAAGCCGACCTCGTGACCTTCTACAACGCGGCCGCGCACTGATGCGATGCGCGAGGCCGGCGACGGGCGCCCCCGGTGGCGCCGCTCGCCGGCCGTCGACGACCTCATTCCAGACTGGAGCCTGATATGAAGAATCGTTTCATCGTCGTTGCCGCGGCGCTCGCATGCGCCGGCGCCGCAGCATCCGTATCCGCGTTCGCGCAGGCGAGCGATGCCGCCGCACCGGCGCGCGCGCGCCAGGCGCAACTCGGCGATCCGTACGTGCCGCCGGCCGCGCGCAAGCCGACCGCCGGCACGCAGACGACGGGCGCCGCGCTGCATGCGCAGGTGGTGCGCAAGCTCGCGGGGCAGTTCAACGCGGCCGATACGCAGAGCACGGGTTCGATCACCGAGGCGCAGGCGCGCGCGGCCGGCCTCGGCTATGTCGCGAACCACTTCCGGCAGATCGACTCGGGCGGCAACGGCCGTGTGTCGTTCGCCGACGTGCAGCGCTACATGCAGGCACGCAGCACGAGCCAGCAGTAAGCGCGACGCGTTGTGAACAAACGGGGGCGGAACCCGCGGCGCAGCGGGTTCCGCCCCCGTGCACATGGCGCCGCCGTTGCGTCGCGCCGCGCGGGCGCCTTCTGTTGAATTCTCATTATCTGGGCAACGCATTCAAATATTGGAGACGAGTGCGTGCGCTCCTACAATCCGAAGCACATCGACAGCTTCGGACCCACGCATCGCGCGGCGCCCGACGCACACGGAGACACATTCCATGAAGTTTGCCGGGCGCTTTCCTCGGTGCATCGACCGCCGCTTCGCCGCGACCCCGGACGCAGTTCCGGCGCCGTGCGAGCGGCTTCACCGATTCCGTTGAAGAAGCCCGCTCCATGACCAAGATGCCTGTATCCCTTGCCCTCGACGCCCGGCGCCCGACGCCGGACGATGCGTCGCTGACCGACAGCATCGGCGCGACCAGCACGCCGCTCGATCTCGCCGCGCAGCAGGCCGGCACGCAGACGCTGCTGCGCGGTCTCGCGATCCTCGAGGCGATCGCGAACGGCGCGCGCGACATGCGCGCGATCGGCGCGGCGCTCGGCACGACGCGCAGCACGACGCACCGCCTCGTCAGCAGCCTCGTGCAGGCGCGTTACCTGCGCCAGGTGCAGGGCGGCTACCTGCTCGGCCCGAAGCTGATCGAGCTCGGCACGATCGCGCTCGAGCAGATGCCGCTCACCGCGGTGGCGCGGCCGCATCTCGAAGCGCTCGCGGAAGCGACGCTCGACACGATCCATCTCGGCGTGCGCGACGGTGACGACGTGCTGTACATCGACAAGATTCCCGGCACGCGCGGCCTGGAGATGCGCTCGCGCGTCGGCCACCGGATGCCGCTCGCATCGACGGGCATCGGCAAGGCGATGATGCTCGACCTCGATCCCGACCTGTGGCGCTCGCTGTTCGAGGCCGCGCGGCGCGCGCTGGCCGGCGTCAATTTCAAGCCCGACAACCGGCCCGAGACGAGCGCGTTCCTGCAGCGCATGGCCCATTACGCGGCCGGCGGCTATACGTTCGACCTCGAGGAAAACGAGGCGTCGATCCGCTGCGTGGCCGCGCCGATCCGCGACGCATCGGGCGCGGTCGTCGCGGCCGTGTCGGTCGCGAGCACGATTCCGTACATGCCGCACGACCGGATGGACGAACTGATTCCGCTCGTGCAGCGCGAAGCGCGAGCCATTTCCGCGGAACTGGGCTGGAGCCCGCCGCAGGGTACCCGCAGGATCAAACGATGACGATTTCGACCCGGCCCGTTCCGGATGCCAGTTCCGCCTCCCCGTCGCTGATCGCGCTCGACTGGGGCACGACGTCGCTGCGCGCGTATCTGTACGACGCGCATGGCGCGCTGATCGACACGCGCAGCCGCGCGGCGGGCGTCATGCATGTGCCGGGTGGCGGCGCGCGCGCGTTCGACGCCGTGTTCGAGGAAGCGTGCGGCGACTGGCTCGACCGTACGCCCGGGTTGCCGGTGCTCGCCGCCGGGATGGTCGGCAGTGCGCAGGGCTGGCGCGAGGCGCCGTACGTCGCGGTGCCGGCCGGCGCCGACGCGCTCGTCGCGGGCCTTATCACGGTGACGACGTCGCGCGGCACGACGGTATCGATCGTGCCGGGCGTGATCGCGACGGGCGAATTGCCCGACGTGATGCGCGGCGAAGAAACGCAGATATTCGGTGCACTCGCAGGCGATCCCACGCTTGGCACCGATCGTTCAGGGGTACTGATCGGCTTGCCGGGCACCCACGCGAAATGGGCGTGGGTGAGGGGTGGGCTGATCGAGCGCTTCCAGACGTTCATGACGGGCGAGCTGTTCGCAGTGCTGCGCGACCACACGATCCTCGGCCGCACGATGCGCGCGGGCGCGTCGCCCGACCGCGCGGCGTTCATGCGCGGCGTGTCGGTCGCGCGCGGCGCGCAGCGCACCGGGCTGCTCGCGACG
The nucleotide sequence above comes from Burkholderia pyrrocinia. Encoded proteins:
- the aroE gene encoding shikimate dehydrogenase, which translates into the protein MNAVASTSGADRYVVFGNPVAHSKSPFIHAQFAAQTGESIAYAHRLAPVDGFEAAVRAFVAEGGRGANVTVPFKLEAHALADTLSPRAAAAGAVNTLRIDADGRIHGDNTDGVGLVRDIEANLGVSLAGARILLLGAGGAARGVVLPLLDRAPLSITIVNRTASKAEALVGQFMQAAHDAGCTLAGGGPDVVCAEPYDLIVNATAGSLDAALPVCDAAAFGAGTLAYDMMYGAQPTVFMQHAASLGARTADGLGMLVEQAAESFFIWRGVRPDGAPVLAALRQALAAS
- the mtgA gene encoding monofunctional biosynthetic peptidoglycan transglycosylase yields the protein MVAVSGTQRTRTVSPARWIVYAGAVFAGAWLATQLFYLVQIALWSFVNPGSTAFMRTDAWWLSRDKPPAQIQHQWVPYDQISRNLKRALIASEDSTFATNNGYDVDAILQAWEKNKARGRIVAGGSTITQQLARNLFLSREKSYIRKGQELIITWMLETVLDKERIFEIYLNSVEWGRGVYGAEAAARYYYKIPASRLGAWQSARLAVMLPKPRWFDAHRGSAYQAQRAAVIARRMGAAALPQSE
- a CDS encoding S10 family peptidase is translated as MPASKAKLLLGVVFSSLILTACNDDVTSSAAASADNSADPASQVDRAYNDPNSYSSSATASLDASAAVEKAAVTHHQITLNGKTIRYTATAGHLVARNPQTGAPEASFFYVAYTADNQPAAKRPVTFLYNGGPGSASVWLHLGSFGPRRIQTGDPNANTSTFPFVDNQESLLDTTDLVFVDAIGTGFSEAIAPNTNQSFWGVDQDGGAFRDFVVRYLAVNQRNDSPKYLFGESYGTPRTDVLANLLETAGVKLAGIVLQSSILNYNTNCDMASDYVGNSNNGSSPVSCAGFVPSYGTVGAYYQLDNPNPSDLPQYADQMRLLTAGSYAPAVNAYLASHTPPPPNLVTTMASSTGVKQALWNANFNVIPTFFDNSFQLSLIPGTLIGRYDARVNVPVSSPLASDGDPSSTFITQPFTDTIGRYLPNELKYTAQTAYSLSSNAINTWDWTHDGLAMPDTIPDLAAALTLNPSLKVLSLNGYHDIATPFYQTELDLARLGTQPNLTIKDYQGGHMVYLDDTSRPQEKADLVTFYNAAAH
- a CDS encoding EF-hand domain-containing protein; the encoded protein is MKNRFIVVAAALACAGAAASVSAFAQASDAAAPARARQAQLGDPYVPPAARKPTAGTQTTGAALHAQVVRKLAGQFNAADTQSTGSITEAQARAAGLGYVANHFRQIDSGGNGRVSFADVQRYMQARSTSQQ
- a CDS encoding IclR family transcriptional regulator; protein product: MTKMPVSLALDARRPTPDDASLTDSIGATSTPLDLAAQQAGTQTLLRGLAILEAIANGARDMRAIGAALGTTRSTTHRLVSSLVQARYLRQVQGGYLLGPKLIELGTIALEQMPLTAVARPHLEALAEATLDTIHLGVRDGDDVLYIDKIPGTRGLEMRSRVGHRMPLASTGIGKAMMLDLDPDLWRSLFEAARRALAGVNFKPDNRPETSAFLQRMAHYAAGGYTFDLEENEASIRCVAAPIRDASGAVVAAVSVASTIPYMPHDRMDELIPLVQREARAISAELGWSPPQGTRRIKR
- a CDS encoding 2-dehydro-3-deoxygalactonokinase, whose product is MTISTRPVPDASSASPSLIALDWGTTSLRAYLYDAHGALIDTRSRAAGVMHVPGGGARAFDAVFEEACGDWLDRTPGLPVLAAGMVGSAQGWREAPYVAVPAGADALVAGLITVTTSRGTTVSIVPGVIATGELPDVMRGEETQIFGALAGDPTLGTDRSGVLIGLPGTHAKWAWVRGGLIERFQTFMTGELFAVLRDHTILGRTMRAGASPDRAAFMRGVSVARGAQRTGLLATIFSTRTLGLTDRLAPDAQGDYLSGLLIGHELNALDAMLAERGIALANQPLLLIGDDGLCTRYVDALHEFGHTHAQVVAHATERGLWRIASRAGLVRADGEPAFADQ